Proteins encoded by one window of Micrococcales bacterium:
- a CDS encoding PDZ domain-containing protein yields the protein MSSAQPGAAPPGEGGLDPSAGHNPADAGTGPGAEVTVRRRRRLAPRIWTMLVSGGAAVVLCGVMFALPVPYVLETPGPAIDTLGSQDGVELVQVDQARSHPSEGQLLLTTVGAFGSDPGSLSLLQMVRGYFDPTNSLVPHDLMFPRGQTSEQRSQETADQMVSSQEKSTLAALEYLGYEVLPVVKDLRDSAAKGLLEPEDTITSINGRDLKAYGDLIARLDELEPGDEVTIGYNRGEQAGEVSFKTVDIGGQARLGIAVGFAAPVEVEFGLTDVGGPSAGSMFALAIIDKLGEEDLTGGQIIAGTGTIEPDGTIGQIGGVRQKMVGADRAGAVAFLVPISNCVDVAGHSPPGLQIIAVENLDQAVASLLALRDGKGDSLPSCAGVSAP from the coding sequence GTGAGTTCTGCCCAGCCAGGCGCGGCGCCCCCGGGCGAAGGCGGCCTGGACCCAAGCGCCGGCCACAACCCGGCCGATGCCGGCACCGGCCCTGGCGCGGAGGTGACAGTGCGGCGGCGGCGTCGCTTGGCACCGCGCATTTGGACCATGCTGGTTTCCGGTGGGGCGGCGGTGGTGTTATGCGGCGTCATGTTTGCCCTGCCGGTGCCCTATGTTCTCGAAACGCCCGGTCCGGCCATTGACACACTGGGCTCCCAAGACGGGGTTGAACTAGTCCAGGTAGACCAGGCGCGGTCTCATCCCTCTGAAGGTCAATTGCTATTGACTACGGTTGGCGCCTTCGGCTCTGACCCGGGCTCATTGTCGTTACTGCAAATGGTCAGGGGCTACTTCGACCCGACAAACTCGCTGGTGCCACACGACCTGATGTTCCCCCGGGGGCAAACCAGCGAGCAACGCAGCCAGGAAACGGCCGACCAAATGGTCTCTTCCCAGGAAAAGTCGACTTTGGCAGCCCTGGAGTATCTGGGTTACGAAGTTCTGCCGGTGGTCAAGGACTTGCGGGACTCTGCGGCTAAGGGCCTGTTGGAGCCGGAGGACACTATCACCTCGATCAACGGCCGGGACCTGAAGGCTTATGGTGACCTGATTGCCCGGTTGGACGAGCTCGAACCCGGCGACGAGGTCACAATTGGCTACAACCGCGGCGAGCAGGCTGGCGAGGTCTCCTTTAAGACAGTTGACATTGGCGGCCAAGCCCGCCTGGGCATTGCGGTTGGTTTCGCAGCCCCGGTCGAAGTCGAGTTTGGTCTGACCGATGTCGGTGGGCCCTCCGCCGGGTCGATGTTCGCACTGGCCATCATCGACAAACTGGGAGAGGAGGACCTGACCGGCGGCCAGATCATCGCCGGCACCGGCACAATCGAACCCGACGGCACAATTGGGCAGATTGGCGGTGTTAGGCAGAAAATGGTTGGCGCTGATAGGGCCGGTGCGGTGGCATTTTTGGTGCCTATCTCCAACTGTGTTGATGTGGCTGGCCACTCGCCTCCAGGCTTGCAGATCATCGCCGTGGAAAACCTCGACCAGGCCGTCGCCTCGCTCTTGGCTCTGCGCGATGGTAAGGGCGATAGCTTGCCGAGTTGCGCCGGCGTCAGTGCCCCGTGA
- a CDS encoding UPF0182 family protein has protein sequence MAIVLLLVAASRVWTEVLWFQQVGFLTVFTTQWFARIVLFLIGGVIMAAIIWQAMFFAFKTRPLYPPASTAGAGSAAAEAVARYREMLDPARRWALVLVPAFLGIFAGINAQARWQDVLLALNSHSFGFTDPQFGLDASFYVFQLPAIRFAVSFLMAAVALSLVLAFVIQYLYGGVKFGPGVTDRVTKGARAQLGITAAVFCLFAAGQYWLDRYSMMNMQGEMFDGAGYTAVHATMPAKALLAFIALFVAALFVVASMLGDWKLPAIGLGLMVLSLVAVGWAYPALIQKFSVDPSAQTKEAPYIQRNIDATRMAFNIDDVEVADYSAKTSAEKGALREDADTTASIRLLDPTLVTPTFRQKQQNKQYYDFPEYLAVDRYNIDGTNRDTVIAVRDLKIEGLGDNATWVNSHTVYTHGYGVVAAYGNTTDTQGWPAFYEGDIPAIGELNVDEPRVYFGTSSPDYSIVGGPKGGQKVELDYPSDDDGGDRQVNTTFTGDGGPNVGSPLNKLLYALRFASTNILFSSNVNSESQILYYRDPVTRVLKVAPYLTADERTYPAVVDGRIVWVVDAYTTTESFPYSRHAVLSTATQDSITARFGGNVAGMNRLGGDSVNYIRNSVKAVVDAYDGSVRLYAWDTEDPVLKTWAAIYSNTLTPASEISGSLMSHLRYPESLFKVQRAMLERYHVTEAKTFYGGQDFWKIPNDPTKDDQTQQPPYYLTLKMPSQEEATFSLSSSYILAGQGTSDRSVLKGFLAVDSETGDQKGKVAPGYGKMRLLQLPQGLSVAGPGQVQNTFNSDANVKSQIRLLQDQGTEVLKGNLLTLPVGGGLLYVQPLYVQATTGTKFPSLQKVVVGFGDQVGVANTLNEALDMVFGGESGAAAGDVGVTKDPGLDTGGETPPVDDGGVTPSPSPSPSPSPSAGASDLDQALADAQQALQDADAALKAGDWPAYGRAQDALKDALSRAQEAQAKATGKAT, from the coding sequence GTGGCGATTGTGCTCTTATTGGTCGCGGCCTCGCGGGTTTGGACTGAGGTGTTGTGGTTCCAGCAGGTCGGTTTCTTGACTGTGTTCACCACCCAGTGGTTTGCCCGGATCGTGTTGTTCCTGATTGGCGGGGTCATTATGGCCGCCATCATTTGGCAGGCCATGTTTTTTGCCTTCAAAACCCGGCCGCTTTACCCGCCGGCCAGCACCGCCGGCGCTGGCAGTGCTGCCGCCGAAGCGGTGGCCAGATACCGTGAGATGCTCGACCCGGCCAGGCGTTGGGCCCTGGTGTTGGTGCCGGCCTTCCTGGGCATCTTCGCCGGTATCAACGCCCAGGCTCGCTGGCAAGATGTTCTGCTGGCGCTGAACTCGCACTCCTTCGGTTTCACTGATCCCCAATTTGGACTTGACGCCTCGTTTTACGTTTTCCAGTTGCCGGCAATCCGCTTTGCTGTTTCGTTCCTGATGGCCGCCGTGGCATTGTCGTTGGTGTTGGCCTTTGTCATCCAATACCTCTATGGCGGTGTCAAGTTTGGGCCTGGTGTAACCGACCGGGTGACCAAGGGCGCGCGGGCTCAACTGGGTATCACCGCAGCCGTATTCTGCCTGTTCGCGGCCGGGCAGTACTGGCTTGACCGGTACTCGATGATGAATATGCAAGGCGAGATGTTTGACGGCGCCGGCTACACCGCCGTCCACGCCACAATGCCGGCCAAAGCCTTGTTGGCGTTTATCGCACTGTTCGTGGCGGCACTGTTCGTAGTGGCCTCAATGCTGGGCGACTGGAAGCTGCCTGCCATTGGCTTGGGGCTGATGGTGCTGTCGCTGGTTGCGGTGGGCTGGGCCTACCCGGCGCTGATCCAGAAGTTCTCGGTTGACCCTTCGGCTCAGACCAAAGAGGCGCCCTACATCCAGCGCAATATCGACGCCACCCGCATGGCTTTCAACATTGATGACGTCGAAGTGGCGGATTATTCGGCCAAGACGTCTGCCGAAAAAGGCGCCCTGCGTGAAGACGCCGATACCACCGCCTCGATCCGTCTGCTTGACCCGACCTTGGTGACACCAACCTTCAGGCAAAAGCAACAGAACAAGCAGTACTACGACTTCCCCGAGTACTTGGCGGTTGACCGTTACAACATCGACGGCACCAACCGCGACACAGTCATCGCGGTGCGGGACCTCAAGATCGAAGGTCTGGGCGATAACGCCACCTGGGTCAACTCCCACACTGTTTACACCCACGGCTACGGCGTGGTGGCGGCCTACGGCAATACCACCGACACTCAGGGCTGGCCGGCCTTCTATGAAGGCGATATTCCGGCCATCGGCGAGCTCAACGTCGACGAGCCAAGGGTCTATTTCGGTACGTCCTCACCCGACTATTCGATTGTCGGTGGACCCAAGGGCGGGCAGAAGGTTGAGCTGGACTACCCATCAGATGACGACGGCGGCGACCGGCAGGTCAACACCACCTTCACCGGCGATGGAGGGCCCAACGTGGGCTCGCCGCTGAACAAGCTGCTTTATGCCTTGCGCTTTGCGTCAACCAACATCTTGTTCTCTTCGAACGTCAACTCCGAGTCGCAGATCCTCTACTATCGCGACCCGGTCACCCGGGTGCTCAAAGTGGCACCCTATTTGACCGCAGACGAACGAACCTACCCGGCGGTGGTGGACGGCCGGATCGTCTGGGTGGTCGACGCTTACACCACGACCGAAAGCTTCCCCTATTCCAGGCACGCCGTCTTGTCGACAGCAACCCAGGACTCGATCACGGCTCGTTTTGGCGGCAATGTGGCCGGCATGAACCGCCTGGGCGGCGACTCGGTCAACTACATCCGCAACTCAGTCAAAGCCGTGGTCGACGCCTATGACGGTAGTGTCAGGCTCTACGCCTGGGACACCGAGGACCCGGTGCTCAAGACCTGGGCCGCGATTTACTCCAATACCTTGACACCGGCATCGGAAATCTCCGGGTCTTTGATGAGCCACCTGCGCTACCCAGAGTCACTCTTCAAGGTCCAACGCGCCATGCTGGAGCGTTACCACGTGACCGAGGCAAAGACTTTCTACGGTGGCCAAGACTTTTGGAAGATTCCGAACGACCCGACCAAGGATGACCAGACCCAGCAGCCGCCCTACTACCTGACTTTGAAGATGCCGTCGCAAGAAGAGGCCACCTTCTCGCTCAGTTCTTCATACATTCTGGCTGGTCAGGGCACCTCTGATAGATCGGTGCTGAAAGGATTCTTGGCGGTCGACTCAGAGACCGGCGACCAGAAGGGCAAAGTGGCGCCCGGCTACGGCAAGATGCGGCTGCTGCAATTGCCGCAAGGCCTGTCGGTGGCCGGTCCAGGCCAGGTGCAAAACACCTTCAATTCCGACGCCAACGTCAAGAGCCAGATCCGATTGCTGCAAGACCAGGGCACAGAGGTGCTCAAAGGCAATTTGCTGACTTTGCCTGTGGGCGGCGGGTTGTTGTATGTCCAGCCACTTTACGTTCAAGCCACCACCGGCACCAAGTTCCCGTCGCTGCAAAAGGTGGTGGTTGGTTTTGGCGACCAGGTTGGCGTAGCCAACACCTTGAACGAGGCCTTGGATATGGTCTTTGGTGGCGAGTCTGGGGCCGCCGCCGGCGATGTTGGTGTGACCAAGGACCCGGGCCTCGATACCGGCGGTGAGACTCCGCCGGTGGACGATGGCGGTGTTACGCCTTCACCCAGTCCGTCGCCATCGCCATCGCCTTCTGCTGGCGCTTCTGACCTGGACCAAGCCCTGGCCGACGCGCAACAGGCTTTGCAGGATGCCGATGCGGCCCTCAAGGCCGGTGATTGGCCGGCCTACGGCCGAGCCCAGGATGCGTTGAAGGACGCGCTCAGCAGAGCCCAAGAGGCCCAGGCCAAGGCCACCGGCAAAGCCACTTAG
- a CDS encoding type II toxin-antitoxin system VapC family toxin, producing the protein MIVVDASVALAWCFEDEATPATDGVLLRVQREGGIIPPLWVYEISNALVTAMRKGRLAEAELHRLRALLDSLPLDVCAGRPNSEELVATAYQHGLLAYDAAYLALARAQGLPLATLDADLAAAAVKIGVAVLP; encoded by the coding sequence GTGATAGTTGTTGACGCCTCTGTGGCGTTGGCCTGGTGCTTTGAAGACGAAGCCACCCCAGCGACAGATGGAGTTTTATTGCGTGTCCAGCGCGAAGGCGGCATTATTCCCCCTCTTTGGGTCTATGAGATCAGCAACGCTCTGGTGACAGCAATGCGGAAAGGACGGCTAGCCGAGGCAGAACTGCACAGGCTGAGGGCCCTACTCGATTCGCTGCCGTTGGACGTGTGCGCCGGCCGGCCGAACAGCGAAGAACTAGTCGCCACCGCGTATCAGCACGGGTTATTGGCCTACGATGCCGCCTACCTGGCTTTGGCCAGAGCTCAGGGCTTGCCTTTGGCCACGCTTGATGCCGATCTGGCAGCCGCGGCTGTCAAAATTGGCGTCGCTGTTCTGCCTTGA
- a CDS encoding type II toxin-antitoxin system prevent-host-death family antitoxin gives MTKTTVGAYEAKTHLSQLLDQVAAGHTITILRHGTPVARLTPVNPAAGGDPDEVVEAFRKARQGVRLGGLSVRELIDEGRQ, from the coding sequence ATGACCAAGACCACTGTTGGGGCGTATGAGGCCAAGACACATCTGTCCCAACTGCTCGACCAGGTCGCGGCCGGCCACACAATCACGATCCTGCGCCACGGCACACCAGTGGCCCGGCTGACGCCAGTCAATCCCGCAGCTGGTGGCGACCCTGATGAGGTCGTGGAGGCATTCCGGAAGGCCCGGCAGGGGGTTCGGCTGGGCGGACTTAGTGTCCGCGAGCTCATCGACGAGGGCCGGCAGTGA
- a CDS encoding nucleotidyl transferase AbiEii/AbiGii toxin family protein encodes MTGITEGYLARHYQGIRGARDAALLDIAQDHALYHLHHVGLFDRGLVFKGGTALRKYRAGRSGRFSTDLDFAAPDETLAIDTLSTIEDIDIDDFRFQAVDLGDDGRRATLIVDTPFGRPNIAAKIELARHPLSLSVELLAPIPVPIHRLYGFDVPAVPVVNQAEAIAEKLARFRRVDLARDLYDLAWYAKRPFNEPLVRRLWILKTYRDIVHDKRGDKPIDPEQVLRIRKADAFRSEDIGYLTGKVDISGWMATVASRFGFLRDLDDQEQLWCTCNLRDDYDVTQAFAAISDWPTPAS; translated from the coding sequence ATGACCGGTATCACCGAGGGCTACCTGGCCCGCCACTACCAGGGCATCCGGGGTGCCAGAGATGCCGCTTTGCTTGACATCGCTCAGGACCATGCCCTCTACCACTTGCACCATGTCGGCTTGTTCGACCGTGGCTTGGTGTTCAAAGGCGGCACCGCGCTGCGCAAATACCGGGCAGGTAGAAGTGGCAGGTTCTCTACCGATCTCGACTTCGCCGCCCCGGACGAAACGCTGGCCATTGACACGCTCAGCACCATTGAAGACATTGACATTGATGACTTCCGTTTCCAAGCCGTCGATCTGGGGGATGACGGGAGGCGCGCCACCCTCATAGTTGATACGCCATTCGGGCGCCCGAACATCGCCGCCAAGATAGAACTGGCCAGGCACCCGCTCAGCTTGTCTGTGGAGCTTTTGGCGCCCATTCCGGTTCCGATCCACCGCCTTTACGGCTTCGACGTGCCAGCCGTGCCCGTCGTCAATCAAGCTGAGGCCATCGCTGAGAAGCTTGCCCGTTTCCGTCGCGTCGATCTGGCCCGTGACCTCTACGACCTCGCCTGGTATGCCAAGCGTCCGTTCAATGAACCGCTGGTGCGTCGCCTATGGATTCTGAAGACCTATCGGGACATCGTTCATGACAAGCGCGGCGACAAACCCATCGACCCCGAACAAGTCCTCCGTATCCGCAAGGCCGATGCTTTCCGCAGCGAGGACATCGGTTACCTCACCGGCAAGGTCGATATTTCCGGTTGGATGGCAACAGTCGCCAGTCGTTTCGGCTTCCTCCGAGACCTTGATGACCAAGAACAGCTTTGGTGCACCTGCAACCTGCGCGATGATTACGACGTCACACAGGCCTTCGCCGCAATCAGCGACTGGCCGACACCCGCTTCGTAG
- a CDS encoding relaxase domain-containing protein, which translates to MRLMSAGDGYKYLLTSVAAGDGDRSLSTPLTRYYDEAGCPPGRWMGSGVTSLGDQMLSEGEIVTEAQLELLIGQGRHPVTGEPLGRAYPQYASVSERVDQRARALDPALSGAERAQALVEIEQDETRRGTRRAVAGFDYTFSVPKSVSVLWGVADAGTQALIAQAHHDAVADVVGFMEREVVATRTGVEARDGSIVQADVTGIVATGFDHYDSRAGDPQLHTHVVVANKVCAAHDGKWRSVDSRPMHSAVVTLSALYNAVLADRMTRVLGVDWDARERGRDRNPAWEITGVGDDLIGMFSTRAGDIDQETDRRIAAYVAEHGRRPSRRMILQLRQQATLATRPDKQIRSLADLTAEWRQRASSQLDEDATSWARRVIAQSESVVVRADDIPVDMIDALALSVLATVGERRSTWRRWNLHAEASRQTMGWRFASTGDRVALTELICDAAEHQSLRLTPAEMSAPDQFRRPDGSSRFRPKHMTVYSSQDLFDAETRLAELTEVLTGPVVPYATIHRVAAQPDSHGRMLGPDQVDALTWITTSGRMLDVLVGPAGAGKTTALTSLRTAWETEHGPGSVIGLAPSATAAAVLGEDLGIPTENTARWLALHDHTGVDYQPGQLVIIDEASLAGTFTLDRITSLANQAGAKVVLVGDWAQLQAVDAGGAFTMLVANRRDAPELTDIHRFTNEWEKTASLALRHADPAALDQYETHGRLIDGDLDQVTQLAYEAWRDDTTQGVASLLVADALTTVQELNRQARHDRILAGQVDPQRELEVNDGSRVSTGDTVITRQNNRHLIAGRTGWVRNGDRWTILKTHHDGAVTVRRAGYTRGASAILPADYVAEHLDLG; encoded by the coding sequence ATGCGGTTGATGAGCGCCGGGGATGGGTACAAGTATCTGCTCACATCGGTGGCGGCGGGCGATGGCGACCGGTCACTGTCGACTCCGTTGACGCGTTACTACGACGAGGCTGGTTGTCCACCTGGACGGTGGATGGGATCAGGTGTCACCTCGCTGGGTGACCAGATGCTCAGTGAAGGTGAGATTGTCACTGAGGCTCAGTTGGAGTTGCTGATCGGTCAGGGGCGTCACCCGGTGACAGGTGAACCGCTCGGGCGTGCCTATCCGCAGTATGCCTCGGTGAGCGAGCGTGTTGATCAGCGGGCTCGAGCACTCGACCCCGCCTTGTCGGGCGCTGAGCGTGCTCAGGCCCTGGTGGAGATTGAGCAGGATGAGACCCGGCGGGGTACGCGTCGAGCCGTCGCCGGGTTCGACTACACCTTTAGTGTCCCGAAGTCGGTGAGCGTGTTGTGGGGTGTCGCTGACGCTGGGACTCAGGCGCTGATCGCACAGGCGCATCATGACGCGGTCGCTGATGTGGTGGGTTTCATGGAGCGGGAGGTCGTCGCGACTCGCACGGGAGTGGAGGCTCGTGACGGGTCAATTGTCCAAGCCGATGTGACAGGGATCGTGGCGACCGGGTTCGACCATTACGACTCGCGAGCTGGCGACCCCCAGTTGCATACGCACGTTGTCGTGGCGAACAAGGTGTGCGCTGCCCATGATGGGAAATGGCGAAGCGTCGACTCGCGTCCGATGCACTCAGCAGTGGTCACATTGTCCGCTTTGTACAACGCGGTCCTGGCAGACCGGATGACCCGCGTCCTAGGTGTCGATTGGGATGCGCGGGAACGCGGCAGGGACCGCAATCCGGCGTGGGAGATCACCGGGGTAGGTGACGATTTGATCGGCATGTTCTCCACCAGGGCAGGCGACATCGACCAGGAAACCGACCGGCGGATCGCCGCCTATGTGGCCGAGCATGGCAGACGCCCCTCGAGGCGGATGATCCTCCAGTTGCGTCAACAGGCAACACTGGCGACCAGACCAGACAAACAGATCCGCTCGCTGGCGGATCTGACTGCCGAGTGGCGGCAGCGCGCCTCCAGTCAGCTTGATGAGGATGCCACCAGCTGGGCGCGGCGGGTCATCGCGCAGTCCGAGTCTGTCGTGGTTCGCGCCGATGACATTCCTGTTGACATGATTGATGCCCTCGCGCTGTCCGTGTTGGCCACGGTGGGTGAACGCCGGTCGACCTGGCGGCGTTGGAATCTTCACGCCGAGGCATCTCGGCAAACCATGGGTTGGCGCTTCGCATCTACTGGCGACCGGGTGGCCCTGACCGAGTTGATCTGTGACGCCGCCGAACATCAGTCGCTGCGGCTGACACCAGCCGAGATGTCGGCCCCGGATCAGTTCCGCCGACCTGATGGGTCCTCACGATTCCGCCCCAAACACATGACCGTGTACTCCTCCCAGGACCTTTTCGACGCCGAAACCAGACTCGCTGAACTGACGGAAGTCTTAACCGGCCCAGTCGTCCCTTACGCCACGATCCATCGAGTCGCGGCGCAACCAGACTCGCACGGCAGAATGCTCGGCCCTGACCAGGTCGATGCGCTGACGTGGATCACCACCTCGGGGCGGATGCTTGACGTGCTTGTCGGCCCGGCAGGTGCCGGGAAAACCACCGCGCTGACATCGTTGCGAACCGCGTGGGAAACCGAGCACGGGCCAGGATCGGTGATCGGATTGGCACCCTCAGCGACCGCTGCCGCCGTGTTGGGTGAGGACCTCGGCATCCCCACCGAGAACACCGCTCGCTGGCTAGCCCTCCACGACCACACAGGCGTGGACTACCAACCAGGGCAACTGGTGATCATCGACGAAGCCTCGCTCGCGGGAACCTTCACCCTGGACCGAATCACCAGCCTCGCCAACCAGGCGGGCGCGAAAGTGGTGCTCGTGGGTGATTGGGCGCAACTCCAAGCTGTTGATGCTGGTGGTGCGTTCACCATGCTTGTCGCCAACCGCAGGGACGCCCCGGAGTTGACCGACATTCACCGGTTCACGAACGAATGGGAGAAAACCGCGTCCCTCGCCCTACGTCACGCCGACCCTGCGGCACTCGACCAGTATGAAACCCACGGCAGGTTGATTGATGGGGATCTCGACCAAGTCACCCAACTGGCGTATGAAGCATGGCGAGACGACACCACTCAAGGGGTGGCTTCGCTCCTCGTTGCCGACGCCTTGACCACGGTCCAGGAGTTGAACCGGCAAGCACGCCATGACCGGATTCTGGCGGGGCAGGTCGATCCGCAGCGGGAACTTGAGGTGAACGACGGGAGCCGTGTGTCGACTGGAGACACCGTCATCACCCGGCAGAACAATCGTCACCTGATCGCAGGCAGAACAGGGTGGGTCCGCAATGGTGACCGGTGGACCATCCTCAAGACCCACCATGACGGTGCGGTGACGGTTCGTCGCGCCGGGTACACCCGAGGTGCGTCGGCGATCCTGCCCGCCGACTATGTCGCCGAGCATCTTGATCTTGGTTAG